The Cycloclasticus sp. genomic sequence TAAATCTAGACTACCGGCGAAAGCAGAAATTGAAGTCGCAGGACTCACCTTTGCCGTGAATGCCAGTTACATCGAAAGCCCAGAGGGCGACTACATGGGCAACATGGTCGAATGGCAAGATTTAACCGAGCAAAAAGAGAAAGAGCGTGAAGTGGCACGGTTACAAGCAGGGTTAGATAGCGCACAAACCAATATTATGATGTGTGACAACGATTTAAATATTATTTACGCCAATGACGCGGTGATTGCGATGTTACAAAACCGCGTGAATGAACTGCGTACTATTTGGCCAAGCTTAGATCCACAAAACTTAATTGGTACCTGTATTGATGGTTTCCACAAAAACCCTGCGCACCAGCGTGCCTTATTAGCGGATAAAAACCGCTTACCGGCACAAGCAGAAATTTCAGTGGGTGGTTTAGTGTTTTCGGTCAACGCCACTTTCATAGAAGACCCAGACGGCAAGTACATGGGCAACATGGTGGAATGGCAGGATTTAACCGAAGAGAAAGACGCCGAGAAACAAATTCAAAATATTATCTCCGCAGCGACAGCGGGCGAGTTAGGCGAGCGAATTGATCATGAAACGTACAGTGGTGGTGTGAAAGCCATTGCATCTGGTGTTAATGAACTGGTTGATACCTTTGCGGCGCCGATACGTTCAGTGGCTTCGTTAATGAATGAACTTGCAGCCGGTAATTTAGATATCAAGGTTGATGGGGATTACCAAGGCGAGCTTGAGCAGTTGATGAACTCGGTAGGGGCAACGATTAGTAATTTGCAAGAGTCCGTTAGCAAAATTGGTACGGCTGCGAGCAATATTGGAGTAGCCACCTCTGAAATTGCAACAGGCAACGCCGATTTAAGTAATCGGACAGAACAGCAGGCATCTGAACTTGAAGAAACGGCGGCGAGTGTGGAAGAGCTCACCAGCACGGTTCAACAAAGTGCGGCTAATTCGAAACGTGCTAATGATTTAGCTGAAGGTGCCAGCGCCCAAGCTGTAAAAGGTGGCGATGTGGTGAAAGATGCCGTTGTCGCGATGAGCGAAATCAATGCTTCAAGTAAGAAGATCTCAGACATTATTGGTGTGATTGACGAAATTGCTTTCCAAACAAACTTGTTGGCATTGAATGCAGCGGTTGAAGCCGCTAGAGCGGGCGAGCAAGGCCGAGGCTTTGCAGTGGTCGCCAGTGAAGTTCGGAATTTGGCGCAACGAAGTGCCGGAGCAGCGAAAGAAATTAAAGTGTTGATTAATGATAGTGTGGATAAAGTGGGTGAAGGCAGTCGATTAGTTGATGAGTCCGGCAAAGTGTTGGCTGAAATTGTCGAATCGGTGCAAGAGGTGAGCGGACTGATATCTGAAATTGCATCAGCCAGTTCAGAGCAGGCGGCCGGTATCGAACAGGTCAACTCTGCGGTGACTAACTTGGATAGCGTGACACAACAAAATGCGGCACTGGTTGAGCAAGCAACAGCGGCAGCGATGTCGCTGCAAGAACAGGCCGGTATTTTGAACTCAGCGACATCGTTCTTTAAGTTACCTCCATCATTGTTGGCAGCAGCGGCTCCGGTGGCTCGTGCTCCAATGGCACCAGCTCCAATGGCACCACTGGCTCCAGCTCCGGTGGCTCGGGCACCACTGGCACCAGCTCCGGTGGCTCGGGCTCCAATTGCCCCTGCACCAGTGGCTCCAGCAGCAGATGATAATGAGTGGGATGAATTTTAAACACTTGGGACAACAAGTCAGGTAAGTGTTGGACGTGTTGGGCCTGAGCATAGCTATACTAGGAAACTAGAAGGCCCGACGCTAACAACGCTAATTTGAGAATGAATTATTTAGCCTTTTAACTAAATCAAATAATGGAGATGGCTGTGGTTGCGGCGATAAAAGCAGATAAAGAAAGGGAGTTTAAGTTTACTGCAAAGGTATTTAATAAAATTCAAGAGCTGGTGAAAGAGAGAACCGGCATCGTGTTGGCTGATGGTAAGCAAAACATGGTGTACGGTCGACTAGCGCGGCGACTTCGAGCGCTAAAACTGTCGAGTTTTGAAAGCTATATAAAGATTATTGAAAGTAAGGATGAAGAAGAGCTTATTCATCTGGTTAATGCGATCACGACGAATTTAACGTCATTCTTTAGGGAAGAGCACCACTTTGGCTATCTAAAAAGCACGGTATTTCCGGCGCTAATGGAAAAAAATGCAGCGACTCGTAAAATTAGAATTTGGAGTGCGGGTTGCTCAACAGGTGAAGAGCCCTACAGTATTGCGATGACTGTTCGAGAATTCTTCCCGCAGGATAGTGGATGGGACGTGAAAATTATTGCGACTGATTTGGATTCTAACGTTGTCAATACGGCCAAAAAAGGCGTGTATACCCTGTCTAGAATTGAAGGTGTTTCCAGAGAATATAAAAAACGTTGGATGATGCGTGGCAAAGGAGAAAAGTCCGACTTTGTAAAGATGGGTCGTGAATTACAAAATATTATCACTTTCAAGCAATTAAATTTATTAGAGGGCTGGCCAATAAAAGGGCCGATAGACATCATATTTTGTCGTAATGTTGTTATTTATTTTGATAAGGATACCCAGCGATCTCTGTTTGATCGTTACGCAAATACGTTGGCGTCTGATGGACATTTGTTTATTGGGCATTCAGAAAATATGTTTAATGTATGTAAGCGATTTGAGTCGTTAGGCCATACTATTTATCGAAAAACGCATTAAGCAGATGGCGGTAACTAGTATAAAACCGGCAGCAATGCCCACCGCCCTGCCAGGGTTTGAAGATATTAATCGTTACTGGGATTCGTCACACGGTCACTATTCGGCAAAGATATTGCCTGGGCAGTATTACGTGAGTAAAAACGATGAGTTAATTGCGACGGTATTAGGTTCGTGTATTTCTGTCTGTGCCTATGACAGAGTAGCCGGCATAGGAGGCATGAATCATTTTATGTTGCCCATATATACGCGGGAGCATGATGAAAGTTGGGGCTCTACCGTGATCAGCAGCGAAACACGTTATGGCAACTTTGCGATGGAGCATATGATTAATGACATTATCAGCAATGGCGGCGTTAAAGCCCGTTTGGAAGTTAAAGTGATTGGTGGTGGCCGTGTCATGGAAAAAATGACTGATGTCGGCTTACGAAATATTGCGTTTATCTATGATTATGTGGCGAATGAAAATTTGCAATTAGTATCGGAAGACGTGGGTGATAGATACCCACGAAAAGTGTTGTTCCACGTGAAAACGGGTAAGGTTAAAGTTAGAAAGTTGAAAAAGGTGAACAATACTACCTTGTTACAACGGGATGCAGAATACATTAATAAACTAAAAACGACAGAGCTGGATGGCTCGGTTGATTTGTTTTAGTACGGAAGGAATTTGCGAATAAGTATGGATAAAAAAATTAAAGTATTAATTGTGGATGACTCGGCGATTGTACGTCAGGTGCTCACAGAAATTTTTAAAAATACCGATGATATTGATGTGGTTGGTACCGCAATAGACCCCATCATTGCGAGGGATAAAATTAAGGCATTAAAGCCCGATGTTATAACCCTAGATATTGAAATGCCAAGGATGGACGGTATTACTTTTTTGAAGAATTTAATGCGTTTACGGCCAATGCCAGTGGTGATGATTTCAACGCTGACTGAAAAAGGTGCCGACATTACCTTTGAAGCATTAGAAATAGGTGCGATAGATTTTGTTGCTAAACCGAAGGTGAATGTAAAAACACAATTAGCAAAATATTCGGCAGAGGTTTGCGATAAAGTTCGTGCGGCTGCCAGGGCACGTATCCGAGGAGCCAGCCTAGCGCCGGCAGCGCCAGCAGTTAAAGTTAAGCTGCAGCCAGTTTCTAGGCTGAACCATAAGCAAATCATCGCAATTGGTTCCTCAACCGGTGGTACAGAAGCCATTAAAAGTATCTTGGCGGGCTTGCCAGAGGGTTCGCCACCGGTGGTCATTACGCAACACATACCCAAGTCATTTAGTGGGCCATTTGCAAAGCGTTTAGACAGTATCTGTGCATTGTCGGTTGTTGAGGCGAAAACAGGCATGCTAGTAGAGCCGGGTCATGTGTACGTTGCGCCGGGTGATGGACACTTACTTATTATGAAGAAAGGGGGGCGCTACAGTTGTGTTGTAAATGATGGTCCCCCCGTGAACAGACATAAGCCATCGGTTGACGTTATGTTTCGTTCCTTGCTTGCCTGTAGCCCACAAGACGTTCATGCCGTTATGTTAACGGGTATGGGTGCTGATGGCGCTGAAGGTATGTTGGAATTACTGCAAGCCGGTGCAAAAACGACGGCGCAAGATGAGGCCTCCAGTGTGGTATGGGGGATGCCGGGTAGTGCCGTCAATTTGTCTGCTGTACAGTCAATTTTACCGTTGAAGAAAATAGCTGGTCACTTGATTGACCAGTACGAATAGGAATGCGAATAGTCGTTAAGAACTAAAGTGTGGGTGAGCTAAGCCGATAATGTGGCTATAGCACAATAAGTTGAGGAGAATACGTGATAGAAGAAAAGAGTTTTATGAGGCAGTTCTGGCCGGCGCTATTGGTTAGTTTTTTGGCGATTGTAGCGGGTTTTGTGTTGCCGCCAACAACAATGTATTTAGCGCCAATGCTTGTGATCATAAGCACGGTAGTTTGGATGGCTGTTGGGTTGCTCGGTGGTGGCTCACAAAAATTGCCCAAACAAAAAACGGTGGATGAAGCTTTGGCTAACGGCTCAGAAGCATCAAAATTGGATCGAGAAATCAGTGGCTTGCTGACGGATATAGGTTCTATTGTGGAAAATGAGTTGTCTAGAGCGCAGTCTGAAACGACTAGAATTAGGCAGTTATTAGCTGATGCGATTATCGAATTAAATAGCGGCTTTAATGGCATGAACGAGCATGCGCAGCAACAACAACATGAAATTACTAGTGTGATGAAATCAATGTCAGGCACTGGTGATACTGAAGGCGGCAGTCAGCTGGATTTCGCAAGCTTTGTTAATGAGACAAATGAGACGCTAAATTATTTTGTTGAAAATATTTTAGATATTAGTCAACAAAGCATGGAAATGGTGGGTAACATCGATGATATTTCAGGCAATATGGATGAAATATATGAGCTCCTTAAAAACGTGACAGCCATCGCCGATCAAACCAATCTATTGGCATTAAATGCGGCGATTGAGGCGGCAAGAGCTGGAGAGCATGGTAGAGGTTTTGCTGTGGTGGCCGATGAGGTGCGTAAATTATCTACCGGTTCTGCTGAAACGGGTGATCAGATTAGGGCGGTTATTTCTCGTTCAAAAGAGAATATAGATGGTGCTGTTGCAAAAATCGGTAGTATGGCATCAAAAGACATGAACGTGGCGATGGAATCTAAGCAGCGCGTTAACGAGATGATGTCCGAAATAAGCGAAATGAATCAAAGAATTGGCTCAGAAATGCAGGTGATTCAAAATATTACAGCGGAAATAAATAATGACGTTGGTCGCGCTGTGCGTGGCCTACAGTTTGAGGATATGATCTCTCAATTAACAGTACATATCGAAAAAACTTGCGAACAAGTGGGGCCATTTATTACTCAAGCGTCTGCTTATTATAAAGACAATAGTGGCGGCAGTGATGCCGTTTCTCGGGTTAAGAACTTGCGCGAACAGTTACAACAAATTCGTACGGAGACTTGTGCTGTTAGACACGTGGCAGTAAAACAAGAAGCCATGACTGAGGGCGAGGTGGAGCTTTTTTAGCCTAGTCGGTTAGAGCTCTGTCGCGGGTTACAAATTTGTAAGTTATACAGGTGCCAATTGAAGAGAACACTAGCCTGCATGAAACATGCAGGCTTTAGCGCTTAGTTACTTTAGTCTATCCGTTAGGAATTCGATGATGCCCTCTAGCGGAATATCTTGGTTATCGCTGTCTACGCGCGCGCGGTATTCGACCATGCCGTTATCCAGTCCACGGTCACCTAAGACGACACGGTGCGGAATACCGATAAGCTCCATGTCGGAGAACATAAAGCCAGGGCGTACTTTTCTATCATCAAATAACACGTCAAAACCAGCTTCTTTAAGTTCTAAATAGAGCTTTTCAGTCGCTTCTTTTAAGCGCTCGGATTTATGCATGTTCATGGGTAATAAGGCTATTTGGAACGGTGCCAGTGCGGCGGGCCAAATAACGCCTTTGTCATCGTGATTTTGTTCAATAGCAGCGGCTATAACACGGGTTACGCCAATACCGTAACAGCCCATGGTCATGGTTTGGTTTTTGCCATTTTCATTAAGTACAGACGCCTTCATGGCATCGCTGTATTTGGTGCCTAATTGGAAGATATGACCGACTTCAATGCCGCGGGCGATGGTTAGCGTGCCTTGACCGTCTGGGCTTAGGTCGCCTTCAACTACTTGCCGAATATCTTCAATACGCGTTGGTTCAGCCAAATCGCGTTGCCAATTAACGCCGCTATAGTGCATGCCATTATCGTTTGCCCCGCAGACAAAATTCGCCATTTGCGCCGCGCTACGATCAACAATCATTGGTATCTCTAGGTTGATTGGGCCAATGTAGCCGGCATCACAAGCAGCCGCTTTAAGGATCTCTTCATCATCTGCCAGAGTAAGGGGTGAGGCAACGCCGTCTAATTTTTCGGCTTTAATCTCATTCAATGTATGGTCACCACGTAACAGTAGTGCAATCACGCCGTCATCATCACTTTTAACCAGCAAAGTTTTTAAACACTGTGCGGGGCTTATATTGAAGAAGGCGCTGACTTCTTCAATGCTGCGTTGATTTGGTGTGGCTACTTTTTCAAGTTGCTGGCTGGCGTCTGCTCGTCCAGCAAGAGGTGTGAGGGCTTCTGCTTTTTCGACATTCGCTGCGTAGTCGCTGTCAGTAGAAAAGGCGATGGCGTCTTCGCCGGAATCAGCCAGTACGTGAAATTCGTGTGAAGCATTGCCGCCAATGGAGCCGGTGTCAGCCAAAACGGGTCTAAAGTTTAATCCTAAACGACTAAAGATGTTGTTATACGCTTGGAACATGCGGTCGTAAGTTTCTTGTAGCGACGCATCATCTAAGTGAAACGAGTAGGCGTCTTTCATGATAAATTCACGCGAGCGCATAATGCCAAAACGAGGGCGAATTTCATCGCGAAACTTGGTTTGAATTTGGTAGTAATTGATCGGCAACTGTTTGTAACTCTTAATCTCGTGACGTGCCAATTCGGTGATAATTTCTTCGTGCGTCGGGCCTAAGCAAAACTCACGACCGTGGCGGTCACTTAAGCGCGCTAGTTCAGGGCCGTATTGTTCCCAACGACCAGACTCTTGCCAAAGTTCGGCGGGTTGCACAACCGGCATAGAGACTTCTAATGCTCCGGCGTCGTTCATTTCTTCACGAATAATAGCTTGAGCTTTTTGCAATACACGAACGCCCAGCGGTAACCAGGTGTATAAACCAGCGGCTAGTTTGCGAACAAGCCCCGCTCGAATCATTAACTGATGGCTAATAATTTCGGCGTCTGAGGGTGTTTCTTTTACGGTGTTGAGAGGGAATTGACTAGTACGCATAAGGCATCGATTGGAAAGGTGTGATTGAATGTTGGGCGGTATTTTACGCTGAAAACAGGTGCTCACCTAGGGCTGGTATGAAAAAACATGAATATTGCCGTGTGTTTTGGCATAGTTGCGGTGGTGTATTTTTAAGCCGCTTCTTCGCGCCAACGTTTAAGCTTTCGATCTAGTGTGCGGCGCGAAATACCTAAGCTTGAGGCGGCTTTGCTTTTATTGCCGTTGTTTTCTTTAATGGCTTTTAATATATGTATTTTTTCGTGAGATTTTAAGCCGAGCGAGCCAGCGCTTAGAACGGTTATATGGTTGTTGGGCAAGTTCTCATGTAGCGGGAATTCTAATAGCAGCGAACGCTCAATGTGATTGCGTAATTCTCGAATGTTGCCGGGCCAATCGTAAGTGCGCAAGGCATCAATCGAAGTTGCTGAAATACCGGGTTGTTCAATGTCGTGTTCTTCGCAAATTTGAGCGATAAAACTCAGTGTTAAGTCTTTAATGTCATCGAAACGTTCACGAAGCGGCGGTGCGGTGAAGGGAATAACGCTTAATCGGTAATATAAGTCGGCTCTAAATAAACCCTTTTTAACGCGGTCTTTTAAATTTTGATTGGTGGCCGCAATGATGCGAACAGAGATGGGGTACTCTTTATCGGAACCCACGGGGCGTATCATTTTCTCTTCCAGTAAACGTAGTAACTTTGGTTGGAAATCGAGTGGTAACTCACCAATCTCATCTAAAAACAAGGTGCCGTGTTGTGCAAAGGAAACCAGCCCTGTGCGTGACTCTTGTGCGCCAGTAAAGGCGCCCTTGGTGTGACCGAATAACTCGGTTTCCAGTAGGTCTTGGCTGAAGGTGGCGCAATTAATAGCGACCAATTTGCCTTTGCGCTGGCTTAAATCATGAATTTTTCGAGCGATTAAGCTCTTGCCTGTTCCTGTTTCGCCTTCTAATAAAATGGGTGTGTTCTTGCCGGCAATCCGCTTAATATCGTCCAGTAAGCGTCCGATCGTGGCGGTGTTGCCAAAGAAATCGTGTTTATCGCGAATGGCTTTGCGTTGGTTAGGGGAGAGTAAGTTGCTCATGCGTAGGAGGGGAGTGTGACATATTGTCTTAAGGATCTCGTATTTTGGGACAAGTTGTCGAGAATGTCTATCGCTGCAAGAGCTAGTTTGTTGCTGGGGTTTGAAAATGAGTAGATAAATCATGGGGCTGCCGACACCTTCCTAACGTGGTATAAATTCTGCTTATGTTGGCGAGATGATTAATAAATATAATTAAAAGTAGAGGACTTAAATGAGATTTAAAAAACTAGCACTTGCAACGGCTGTTATTGCAGGCCTGTCTACACAGGCGCAGGCGGGTTCAGAGCTGGCAACATTGTTGATGTTGTTACACGAGAACGGAACAATTTCAGATGCGCAGTACAAACGTGTGTTGGCAGAAGCGCAGGCATCTGAGCAAAAGCAAGTCGCTGAAAAGCAAGAAATTCAAGCGCAATTGGATAAGGCGACTAATGTAGAAGTTAATGTGGGTAAAGGTGGTCTTGCGGTTAAGTCTCGAGATGGTTCATTCACGACCAAGATAGGTGGGCGTATGCAACTGGATTCAGCGTGGTACGGCGAGGACGATTCGGCTTCGGGGAGTACGCTGGGTGATGGCACAAAGGTGCGTCGCGCAAGGCTTTATATTAAGGGAACGGTGAATAAGGATTGGTTTTATAAGTTTGAATATGACTTTGCCGGTTCGGGTGATACAAGAAATGGCATTACCGATATTTGGGTAGGTTATAACGGTTTTGATTTTGACGGCTTAAGCGTTAAAGCCGGTCACTTTAGAGACCCATTTATGTTGCAAGACCAAGTCAGTGATAACAATACCCAATTTACTGAAAGGGCATCGATTGATGCGTTTACCGCGAGCAGGCACATTGGTGTGATGGGTAGTGTTAACCGTCAGCACTGGACGGCAGCGCTGGGTGTGTTTGGTGACAAGGCCAAGACAAATGGCGGGTCAGATGATGAGGGCTGGGGCTTAGGTGGTCGTGCTACTTGGATGCCTGTTAATGAAAAAGGTTCGTTGGTTCATTTCGGGTTAGCGGCAAATTACCGCAGTACAGACGGTGACAGCGTTCGATTTAAACAGCAGCCGGAAACGAACATCTCTGGAGTAAACTTTGTTGATACAGGTTCGTTATCAGATGTTGATAATTACTTATCTCTAGGGGCGGAGCTGGCGATTGTTCAAGACCGATTCTCCGGGCAAGCAGAATACATTCGCACCACGCTTGATCGCAATACGGCGAGCGACCCTACCTTCGACGGTTGGTATGCGCAAACGGGTTGGTTCTTAACCGATGATACGCGTCCGTATACGCACAAAGGTGCTAAGTTTAAGGCGGTTAAGCCAAGCAACCCTTTCGGTAATGGGGGTATGGGTGCGTGGGAAGTGGCGCTTCGTTATAGCACGATTGATTTAATTGATACTGGAATAGACGGTGGTGAAATGGACAACTTGACGTTGGGTCTAAA encodes the following:
- a CDS encoding methyl-accepting chemotaxis protein, yielding ESPEGEYMGNMVEWQDLTEQKEKDKEVARLQSAVDSAQTNLMMCDADLNITYANDAVVRMLANRVNELRTIWPGMDPENLIGTCIDGFHKNPAHQRALLSDKSRLPAKAEIEVAGLTFAVNASYIESPEGDYMGNMVEWQDLTEQKEKEREVARLQSAVDSAQTNLMMCDADLNITYANDAVVRMLANRVNELRTIWPGMDPENLIGTCIDGFHKNPAHQRALLSDKSRLPAKAEIEVAGLTFAVNASYIESPEGDYMGNMVEWQDLTEQKEKEREVARLQAGLDSAQTNIMMCDNDLNIIYANDAVIAMLQNRVNELRTIWPSLDPQNLIGTCIDGFHKNPAHQRALLADKNRLPAQAEISVGGLVFSVNATFIEDPDGKYMGNMVEWQDLTEEKDAEKQIQNIISAATAGELGERIDHETYSGGVKAIASGVNELVDTFAAPIRSVASLMNELAAGNLDIKVDGDYQGELEQLMNSVGATISNLQESVSKIGTAASNIGVATSEIATGNADLSNRTEQQASELEETAASVEELTSTVQQSAANSKRANDLAEGASAQAVKGGDVVKDAVVAMSEINASSKKISDIIGVIDEIAFQTNLLALNAAVEAARAGEQGRGFAVVASEVRNLAQRSAGAAKEIKVLINDSVDKVGEGSRLVDESGKVLAEIVESVQEVSGLISEIASASSEQAAGIEQVNSAVTNLDSVTQQNAALVEQATAAAMSLQEQAGILNSATSFFKLPPSLLAAAAPVARAPMAPAPMAPLAPAPVARAPLAPAPVARAPIAPAPVAPAADDNEWDEF
- a CDS encoding protein-glutamate O-methyltransferase CheR; the encoded protein is MAVVAAIKADKEREFKFTAKVFNKIQELVKERTGIVLADGKQNMVYGRLARRLRALKLSSFESYIKIIESKDEEELIHLVNAITTNLTSFFREEHHFGYLKSTVFPALMEKNAATRKIRIWSAGCSTGEEPYSIAMTVREFFPQDSGWDVKIIATDLDSNVVNTAKKGVYTLSRIEGVSREYKKRWMMRGKGEKSDFVKMGRELQNIITFKQLNLLEGWPIKGPIDIIFCRNVVIYFDKDTQRSLFDRYANTLASDGHLFIGHSENMFNVCKRFESLGHTIYRKTH
- the cheD gene encoding chemoreceptor glutamine deamidase CheD; protein product: MAVTSIKPAAMPTALPGFEDINRYWDSSHGHYSAKILPGQYYVSKNDELIATVLGSCISVCAYDRVAGIGGMNHFMLPIYTREHDESWGSTVISSETRYGNFAMEHMINDIISNGGVKARLEVKVIGGGRVMEKMTDVGLRNIAFIYDYVANENLQLVSEDVGDRYPRKVLFHVKTGKVKVRKLKKVNNTTLLQRDAEYINKLKTTELDGSVDLF
- a CDS encoding chemotaxis response regulator protein-glutamate methylesterase; translation: MDKKIKVLIVDDSAIVRQVLTEIFKNTDDIDVVGTAIDPIIARDKIKALKPDVITLDIEMPRMDGITFLKNLMRLRPMPVVMISTLTEKGADITFEALEIGAIDFVAKPKVNVKTQLAKYSAEVCDKVRAAARARIRGASLAPAAPAVKVKLQPVSRLNHKQIIAIGSSTGGTEAIKSILAGLPEGSPPVVITQHIPKSFSGPFAKRLDSICALSVVEAKTGMLVEPGHVYVAPGDGHLLIMKKGGRYSCVVNDGPPVNRHKPSVDVMFRSLLACSPQDVHAVMLTGMGADGAEGMLELLQAGAKTTAQDEASSVVWGMPGSAVNLSAVQSILPLKKIAGHLIDQYE
- a CDS encoding methyl-accepting chemotaxis protein, producing the protein MIEEKSFMRQFWPALLVSFLAIVAGFVLPPTTMYLAPMLVIISTVVWMAVGLLGGGSQKLPKQKTVDEALANGSEASKLDREISGLLTDIGSIVENELSRAQSETTRIRQLLADAIIELNSGFNGMNEHAQQQQHEITSVMKSMSGTGDTEGGSQLDFASFVNETNETLNYFVENILDISQQSMEMVGNIDDISGNMDEIYELLKNVTAIADQTNLLALNAAIEAARAGEHGRGFAVVADEVRKLSTGSAETGDQIRAVISRSKENIDGAVAKIGSMASKDMNVAMESKQRVNEMMSEISEMNQRIGSEMQVIQNITAEINNDVGRAVRGLQFEDMISQLTVHIEKTCEQVGPFITQASAYYKDNSGGSDAVSRVKNLREQLQQIRTETCAVRHVAVKQEAMTEGEVELF
- a CDS encoding proline--tRNA ligase gives rise to the protein MRTSQFPLNTVKETPSDAEIISHQLMIRAGLVRKLAAGLYTWLPLGVRVLQKAQAIIREEMNDAGALEVSMPVVQPAELWQESGRWEQYGPELARLSDRHGREFCLGPTHEEIITELARHEIKSYKQLPINYYQIQTKFRDEIRPRFGIMRSREFIMKDAYSFHLDDASLQETYDRMFQAYNNIFSRLGLNFRPVLADTGSIGGNASHEFHVLADSGEDAIAFSTDSDYAANVEKAEALTPLAGRADASQQLEKVATPNQRSIEEVSAFFNISPAQCLKTLLVKSDDDGVIALLLRGDHTLNEIKAEKLDGVASPLTLADDEEILKAAACDAGYIGPINLEIPMIVDRSAAQMANFVCGANDNGMHYSGVNWQRDLAEPTRIEDIRQVVEGDLSPDGQGTLTIARGIEVGHIFQLGTKYSDAMKASVLNENGKNQTMTMGCYGIGVTRVIAAAIEQNHDDKGVIWPAALAPFQIALLPMNMHKSERLKEATEKLYLELKEAGFDVLFDDRKVRPGFMFSDMELIGIPHRVVLGDRGLDNGMVEYRARVDSDNQDIPLEGIIEFLTDRLK
- a CDS encoding sigma 54-interacting transcriptional regulator, with product MSNLLSPNQRKAIRDKHDFFGNTATIGRLLDDIKRIAGKNTPILLEGETGTGKSLIARKIHDLSQRKGKLVAINCATFSQDLLETELFGHTKGAFTGAQESRTGLVSFAQHGTLFLDEIGELPLDFQPKLLRLLEEKMIRPVGSDKEYPISVRIIAATNQNLKDRVKKGLFRADLYYRLSVIPFTAPPLRERFDDIKDLTLSFIAQICEEHDIEQPGISATSIDALRTYDWPGNIRELRNHIERSLLLEFPLHENLPNNHITVLSAGSLGLKSHEKIHILKAIKENNGNKSKAASSLGISRRTLDRKLKRWREEAA
- a CDS encoding porin, which codes for MRFKKLALATAVIAGLSTQAQAGSELATLLMLLHENGTISDAQYKRVLAEAQASEQKQVAEKQEIQAQLDKATNVEVNVGKGGLAVKSRDGSFTTKIGGRMQLDSAWYGEDDSASGSTLGDGTKVRRARLYIKGTVNKDWFYKFEYDFAGSGDTRNGITDIWVGYNGFDFDGLSVKAGHFRDPFMLQDQVSDNNTQFTERASIDAFTASRHIGVMGSVNRQHWTAALGVFGDKAKTNGGSDDEGWGLGGRATWMPVNEKGSLVHFGLAANYRSTDGDSVRFKQQPETNISGVNFVDTGSLSDVDNYLSLGAELAIVQDRFSGQAEYIRTTLDRNTASDPTFDGWYAQTGWFLTDDTRPYTHKGAKFKAVKPSNPFGNGGMGAWEVALRYSTIDLIDTGIDGGEMDNLTLGLNWFPVAGLRFSANYIKVLEMDGGAHDNEEADIMQLRGQWAF